A window of Bacillota bacterium contains these coding sequences:
- a CDS encoding GNAT family N-acetyltransferase — protein sequence MERLPVIMVYDNLDKEVIERLFKSNPIPEGFYIRNYRRGEENLWAEIETAAGEFETEEKALEHFQKEFGPYLNEMEKRCFFIVHKESGRAVGTTTAWYNDNFKRERYGRIHWVGVHPDFQGKKLAKPLLAAAMMYLAEHHCKAYLTSQTTSYKAINMYLDFGFKPEIMSDECKRAWNLLEKILGRTI from the coding sequence ATGGAAAGACTGCCGGTAATAATGGTCTATGATAATCTGGATAAAGAGGTTATTGAGCGCCTTTTTAAAAGCAACCCTATTCCTGAAGGATTTTACATCAGGAATTACAGAAGAGGGGAAGAGAACCTGTGGGCGGAAATTGAAACTGCTGCAGGGGAATTTGAAACGGAAGAGAAGGCCCTTGAACATTTTCAAAAGGAATTTGGACCATACTTGAATGAAATGGAAAAACGGTGCTTTTTCATTGTACATAAAGAAAGTGGCAGGGCTGTTGGTACTACCACCGCCTGGTATAATGACAACTTTAAAAGAGAAAGATATGGCCGTATCCATTGGGTAGGAGTGCACCCGGATTTCCAAGGAAAAAAGCTGGCAAAGCCCTTGTTGGCAGCTGCAATGATGTACCTTGCAGAACATCATTGCAAGGCATATCTTACATCCCAGACTACAAGTTATAAAGCTATAAACATGTATTTAGACTTTGGTTTTAAGCCTGAAATAATGAGTGATGAATGTAAAAGGGCATGGAATCTTCTTGAGAAGATTCTGGGTCGTACGATATGA